In Phlebotomus papatasi isolate M1 chromosome 1, Ppap_2.1, whole genome shotgun sequence, the following proteins share a genomic window:
- the LOC129798241 gene encoding ecdysteroid-regulated 16 kDa protein, which yields MKFSVFAITFAFTCFISLSRATEVSQCQAGGAKKLESSEVSISNCQKPPCKLRRKTEVSIEQKFTPEKNLKTLTTTVHAEILGIPLPFIGVDNTSACENIFEEDGTTKASCPLKAGTPYVYKNSFKVLEIYPKTSLVVHWALTHGNKDVTCFEVPAKII from the exons ATGAAGTTCAGCGTCTTTGCCATCACCTTTGCTTTTACCTGCTTCATCAGCCTTTCCCGAGCCACCGAAGTCAGCCAATGTCAAG CTGGAGGAGCCAAGAAATTGGAGTCCTCGGAAGTATCAATTTCCAATTGTCAGAAACCACCTTGCAAACTCCGCCGAAAAACAGAGGTGTCGATTGAGCAAAAGTTCACGCCAGAGAAAAATCTCAAGACCCTCACTACCACCGTCCATGCTGAGATCCTCGGCATTCCATTGCCCTTCATCGGGGTGGATAACACGTCTGCCTGTGAAAACATCTTCGAGGAGGATGGAACCACCAAAGCCAGTTGTCCACTTAAGGCTGGCACTCCCTATGTCTACAAGAATTCCTTCAAAGTCCTCGAGATCTACCCCAAAACGAGTCTCGTCGTTCACTGGGCGCTCACACATGGCAATAAGGATGTGACATGCTTCGAAGTACCGGCGAAAATTATCTAA